From the genome of Pectobacterium atrosepticum:
CACAGGAAGATCGGCCTGTTCACGCACCTGTTGAGCAATTGGTCCCATAAAGGCAGGTGCCCACGGAATATTGGCTTCCGGCGTAGAGAAACCGATGCTGACGCTCAGCATATCCAACCCTGCGGCTTTGAAACGGCGCGTCAGTTCGATGGATTCTTGCAGCGTTTCTTCATCGCGGCCGTCAAATTCAATCACGCCGAAACGAGCAGTCAGCGGCAAATGTTGTGGCCAGACGTCACGAACGGCAGCCAGCGTTTCCAGCAGGAAACGGCTACGGTTTTCAAAACTGCCGCCGTACTGATCGTTACGCTTGTTGGAGTGAACAGAGAAGAAACTCTGTGCCAGGTAGCCGTGAGCAAAATGCAGCTCCAGCCATTCAAACCCAGCTTCCAGCGCACGGCGAGCGGCAGCGACAAAGTCATCACGAACGCGGGCGATATCTTCCAGCGTCATTTCCTGCGGCTGCTTGGATAAATTTGCACCGAAAGCCGCTGCGGAAGGGGCAATCGTCTGCCAACCGCGTGAGTCACCCGCGGGGATATGGTCATCACCTTCCCAAGGAATATTGGCACTGGCTTTACGTCCGGCGTGCGCAATCTGAATACCCGGCACGGAGCCTGCATCCTTAATGGATTTGGCGACCTTGGCAAACGCCTGCGCCTGCTCATCGTTCCAAATTCCGGTACAGCGCGGAGAAATGCGGCCTTCGGGCGCAACAGCCGTCGCTTCAACGATAACTAACCCTGCTCCACCGCGCGCCAGCGACGCATAATGCACTTCATGCCATTCGTTGATCAGGCCATCATTCGCGGAATAAGTACACATTGGTGGAACGGCAATGCGGTTACGTAACGTAATATCTTTCAGTTTGAAGGGCTGGAACAGTGCGGACATAACATTTCCTATTTCATCTGTTAATTTCGATAATTCGATATTAATCGAACAATGGATTTTAGACAACCCTATCGCTATAATTCATCTATGAGACCTTTTAAGCACCCGTCCCCTGAAGAATTTACTCTTGAGCGTGTTCTGTACGCCTTGAGCGATCCGTTGCGCTTAGCCATTGTGCGTTGCCTATCCGTACAAGAAGAAGCGACATGTAGCGAACTCGACGGCGGTCGCCCTAAATCCAGCGTGTCACACCATTTTCGCGTGTTGCGCGATTCGGGCCTGCTGCATACCACCAACAGCGGCACCACGCACATCAACCGGCTGCGCCGCAGCGAAATGCAACAGCGTTTCCCCGGCTTACTTGACGCGATCCTGTCTCAATCGGCGGAATAAGTTATAAAAAAAGCATCTTGTTTTTTATCCCTATAAAGTGAATGGTTAAGGTTCTTCCATACCTGAGGGAAAAGCAGACATGACAACGCTATCGATTTACCACCGCCCGCACATCACACAGCCCGTCCAGCAGCTCACCGCGTTTAATGATATTGCATCGCTGCTTGCCAGCGCCGGTATTCAGCTAGAGCACTGGCAGGCCGAAGCGCCTCCGCTCAACGCTAGCAGCGAAACCATTTTGACGCAGTATCATGCCGATATTGAGCGCCTCAAACAGCAAGAAGGCTACACTTCCGCCGACGTGATTAGCCTGGCGCCAGATCACGCAGAGAGAAAGGCATTACGGGAGAAGTTTCTTCAGGAGCACACGCACAGTGAAGATGAGGTTCGCTTCTTCGTACGCGGTAGCGGCGCGTTCTTTGTGCCGATTGGCGAACAGGTTTTTCAGCTTACCTGCGAAGCAGGCGATCTCTTGCGCGTCCCCGCCAACACGCCGCACTGGTTTGACTGCGGTGAATTTCCTGATTTTGTCGCGATCCGTATTTTTACCAATCCAGAAGGCTGGGTTGGGCACTTTACCGGACGGGAAACGTTTCACTAATTCCACGATCGTTTCTGCATTTCTCCGCCGTTCCCTTTATACTGTGCGCTTTGTACCAAGACGAACGGCGAGACCCCCTCAGTAATGATGAATAACGATGTCCTGCGCAGCGTGCGCTATATGCTGAATTTCAATAATGACCACCTGCTGAAGATCCTGGCGCGGGTGGAGATGACCGTCCCTCCCCAGCAGTTGGCGAGTTATGTCAAAAAAGAGGGAGAGGAAGGCTATCAGCCTTGCCCGGATATCGTAATGAGTTATTTCCTGAATGGGCTAATTCTGCAAAAGCGCGGTCAAGATGAAAACCAGCCTGCGCCGCAGTTTGAGCGCAAGATGACGAATAACATTATCCTGAAAAAACTGCGTGTCGCCTTTTCACTAAAAACGGATGATATTCAGGCAATTCTACTGGCACAAAACTTTCAAGTTTCACTACCGGAAGTGACTGCGATGATGCGCGCACCTGACCATAAAAACTACCGCACCTGCGGCGATCAGGTGATCCGCTACTTTCTAAAAGGGCTGACCGCTCGGGTACGGAAAGGCTAAAAATATCCCGTTAACGAAAAGACGTGAGCGTTGCCTGACAGGCCTTTCCCCGTAAAGGCACTGACAACGCTCCGTTTTTAGTACGGTATCAATGCTGAGTTTCATGCAGGACAGCCGTTACCAGTTGCTCCAGCTCTTCGTCATCGAGTCGGGTAATTTGCCGCACTTTTTCCTTATCCATACCCGTTAACAGCAACTCTCGGGCAATCTGTCTGGCACTGTTTTTCATCCCTTGTTCAATACCCTGCTCCAATCCTTGCTGAATACCGCGTTGGATTCCCTCATCGAATCCCATTTTTTTCAATTGTTCTGCAATCGTCATAATGTCCTCCTGACCGGTTGATAGCGGTGCAGCCAGTGCGTCAATGAAATCTGCGGGTCTGGATGTGCTTCCCGTTTGCGCAATATAGAATAGTATCGCTCGGCGCTGCGTCAGCGGTACCGCCCAGCGTTCAAATAATAACCCAATCTCTCGCGCCAACTCCAGCATATCGCGGGTACGAATATGTTTTTGCACCAGTTCCAACAACGCCATCCGTCGGTGCGTACAAGGAGCCTGTTGCCATCAGGCGGCTTCATGCTTTTCCATCGTCAGCAGCGCGGGTGTCGCTTCAACATGCAGCGCAGGATGGCGGCAGAAGCGGACGACATCACCGACCACCAGCAGGCTGGGTGACTGTGGTTGATAGCGTGCCAGCAATGCCGGTAAGGTCGCCAGTGTAGCAATCAGTAATCGCTGATCCGGTTGCGTGCCGCGTTCAATAATCGCGACGGGCGTCTGCGCTGACAACCCGTGTTCGATCAGGCGCTGGCATAGCCGACTGCTGTGGCTCAGCCCCATATAAAACACCAGCGTTTGCTGGCTGTCCGCCAGCGTCGGCCAGTCCAGTTGCGGCTCGCCGTCGCGCGAGTGACCGGTGACGAAACGCACCGACTGCGCACAGGCACGGTGTGTCAGCGGTAGTCCTACAGCCGCCGCACAGCCTGTCGCAGCAGTAATACCGGGCACCACATGGCAGACGATCCCGGCTTGCTGGGCATAGTCCATCTCTTCACCACCGCGTCCAAAAATAAACGGGTCGCCGCCCTTGAGACGGATCACCCGCTGCCCAGCCTGCGCCAGCTCGACCAACAGCTGATTGATTTTTTCCTGTGACAGGCGGTGACAACCGCGCGTTTTACCGACGTCGATACACAGCGCCAACTCCGGCACCAGATCCATAATCTCCGCCGATACCAGCCGATCGTAGACCACTACATCCGCCTGCTGGATTGCCCGCAACGCCTTCAGCGTCAGCAATTCCGCATCACCGGGCCCTGCGCCCACCAGCCAGATTTCACCGCCGAGTACGGGCTGACGCCTCTGACCCTTCGCCAATATTGATTGTGTTGTCATCATGTCACACCTCATTACGCCGTGGCGCTTAACCTGCTTTTTTCAATTCATTGACCGTTATCGGTACATGCTGGCTCAATAACGCCTTCAGTTCAGGGATACAGGAACCGCAGTTGGTGCCACATTTCAGTGCGCCGCCTAATGCCGCCACGCTGTGGCATCCTTTACGAATGGCGCCGACAATGATCGCTTCACCGACGCTATAGCAACTGCAAATCGTGGCCCCCTGCGTCACCTGACCTTGCGGTGCCTGACCCGCCAGCAGAGCATGGCGCTCGTGTGGCAACAGTGGTGGCGTGATAAACGCCTGACGTACCGCATCGCTATCAATATGAAGCGCCTGCGCACTGACATAGCAGGCCAAGGCCACGCGGCTCTCGCGCCAGCCAATCAGATGAAATATGCCTTTGCCCTGCGCAATCTGACATTGCATATTTTCCAACCCATAGTGTTCAGTCAGCCATGCCTGCCAGTCATCTACTGTCGTGCGGTCGGCAAACAGGTACTGCGTCACGCCCTCATGAGGGATCTTGCTCCAATAGGTCGCAGGCGGAGGCAGAACATCATGCTCTGCGGGTAACGCTAATGGTGATGACATCGGTTCGTCGGCAAAGAATAGCGTGGCCTGCCAGGCGGTATGCCACGGTTGGATACGCACCCGACTGTGCTTGCTTTCCGGCTGGCCGGAATAAGGATCGGTAATCGGGGAAACTAAACTGTCGACCCGCGACTGAGCGCTGAACTGCTGATTCCAATGCATAGGCACAAACACACTACCGCGCGCTTGCCCAGCATCGAGTCGCGCCCGCGCCAGCATCCAACCGTGTACTGACGACAGGCGCACCAGATCGCCCGCCTGAATATCATGCGTCTGTGCATCCTGTGGGTGCAGCTCGCAGTAAGGTTCTCTGATATGACGCATCAGCCGAGCGGCTTTACCCGTACGCGTCATGGTGTGCCACTGATCGCGAATACGCCCGGTGTTCAGCACCAGTGGATACGCCGCACTCCACGGGCTTTGCGGCAGCGACGGCGTTACTGCCACCAAATGCGCCTTACTATCGGTATGCCAGAATCGACCATCGTCACCCAGTCGGGCCCGTCCGTGCGGGAATGCCGCATTCACCGGCCACTGTATCGGTTCCAACTGCTGCCACTGCTGATTACTGAGCGTCGCCAGCCCGCTGATATCGAACGCACGGCTGCCGTTATTCTCAAACCCAGACAGCGCAGCGTGTTCACGGAAAATCTCTGCGGGATGCTGATAAGCAAACGCTTCAGCAAATCCCATGCGCTGCGCAACCTGACTCAACATCCACCAGTCAGCTTTGGCTTCCCCCGGCGCAGGCAGAAAGGCACGCTGGCGAGACAATCGGCGTTCGGAATTGGTTACCGTGCCGTCTTTTTCCCCCCAGCCTAATGCGGGGAGTAAAATATCGGCAGTTTCTGTGGTATCGGTATGGCGCATCACCTCGGAGACAATCACCAGCGGGCAACGCTCCAGTGCCAGTTTCACTCGGTCGGCATCCGGCATCGATACCACTGGATTGGTGCCCATAATCCACACCGCTTTAATATCGCCACGTTCAATAGCGCGAAACAGATCCACCGCATTCAAACCGGGCTGTGTCGCGACATTATCGCTCTGCCAGAAGCGCCCAACCCTCTCGATATCCAGCGGCGTAAAGCCCATATGGCTGGCGAGCTGATTGGCTAAACCACCGACTTCCCGACCGCCCATGGCATTTGGTTGTCCGGTTATCGAAAAGGGGCCTGAACCCGGCACGCCGATTTTGCCGCTCAGCAGATGCGCATTGATGATCGCATTGCACTTATCACTGCCCGAAGACGACTGATTAACGCCCTGCGAATAAAGGGTGACCACCTTTTCGCTGGTGCTGAACAGGTGGTAGAAACACTCGATATCGGCGTCATCAAGCTGGCAGAAATCTGCCACCTGCGCCACCGACCATGCTTGCGCTGACTGTAGTGCCGCCTCCACACCGGAAAAACGTTCGGCCAGTTCAGTGAGATCGATGCGTGGGTCTTGTGCAATCCACTGCAGCAGGCCGTTAAACAGCCCTGCATCGCTGCCAGGTTGCAGCGGTAAATGCAGATCGGCGATATCGCAGGTTGCGGTACGTCGCGGGTCGATCACCACCACCTGCATCTGCGGTCGCTGCTGTTTCGCCTGCGCCAGCCGCTGATACACCACCGGATGCGCCCAGGCGGTATTAGACCCCACCAGCACCACCACATCCGCTTGTTCAATATCTTCATAATTACAGGGAACGGCATCCGCCCCTAATCCGCGCTTGTAGCCAATCACCGCCGATGCCATGCACAGGCGTGAGTTGGTATCCATATTGGCGACGCCAATAAAGCCCTTCATCAGCTTATTGGCGACGTAATAATCTTCCGTCAACAGCTGGCCTGAACCATAAAACGCCACCGACTGCGGGCCGTGCTGCTGCATAGTCGCCAGCAACCGTTCGGCCACCACATCGAGCGCCTGATCCCAACTGACGCGACGCCCTTCCACCAGTGGCCACAGCAGCCGGCCTTTCAGGTCCAGCGTCTCTCCCAGCGCGGAACCTTTGACACACAGGCGACCAAAGTTAGCTGGGTGCGCCGGATCGCCACTGATCTTTACCTCGCCTTGCCCGTCGTGTTCTGCCAGCACGCCACAGCCGACGCCACAATACGGGCAGGTTGTCCGACAGACGTGCGCGTTCATGATGCTTTCGCCATGTCATTGTCTGCCAGACCGACGCTTTCCGGCACGGCCAGCGGTTGACGGCATACCCAGATTTCGTCGTCTTCCACACGCACCGGCCAGGCGCGAACGTATAGCGCACTGTCATCCGGGCTGACGCCATCCCGCAGCTTGAAGCGTTTTTTGTACAGCGGAGAAATCACCACCGGTTCACCCGCGACATCACCGATCAACCCACGCGACAGCACATTCGCCCCGCTGCCCGGTTCGTGGTTTTCCAACGCGTACACCTGCTGCTCGCTGCCCGGTAGGTGGAACAGCGCGATCTGCTGCTGTCCGAGACGGGCCGCCATTCCGGCATGACGCGGAATGTCACCCAGCGTTGCTACCTGTACCCATTCCGCTTCATGCGTGGCAGGTTTCAGGACTACCGGCTCTGTCGATACTGCTTTTTCATGTTCCTGCGCTGGACGAATCTGCCCACGTTCCGGCACCATCACCACCGCCTCATCCGGGCTATCGCTGTTCAGGAAACCACGGAACAGCGCCAAACGTTCTGGGTTTTCCAGCGTGGTTTGCCATTCGCATTGGTAAGCCTCCACCACGCGCTGCATCTCTTTATCTAACTCTTCGCCGATATTCAGGCTGTCTTCCAGAATCACCTGTCGCAGATACTCTATTCCGCCTTCCAGATTATCCATCCAGGTGCTGGTACGCTGGAGACGATCGCCGGTGCGGATATAAAACATCAAGACCCGATCGATGGTGCGCAGCAGAGTTTCGGTATCCAGATCGCTGGCAAAAAGATCCGCATGGCGCGGTTTCATACCGCCGTTACCACACACGTACAGATTCCAACCTTTGTCCGTGGCAATCACACCAATATCTTTGCTTTGTGCCTCCGCACATTCACGTGTACAGCCGGAAACCGCCATTTTGACTTTATGCGGCGAGCGCAGCCCCTTATAACGGTGCTCCAGTTGGATCGCCAGCCCAGTCGAATCCTGCACGCCATAGCGGCACCAGGTCGATCCCACGCAGGATTTCACGGTACGCAGTGATTTTCCGTAGGCATGACCGGTTTCAAACCCAGCGTCGATCAGCTCACGCCAGATTTCCGGAAGCTGTTCCAATCGCGCCCCGAATAAATCCACCCGCTGACCGCCGGTAATCTTGGTGTACAGGTTATAGCGCTGCGCGACCTGACCGATAGCGATCAGCCCAGCTGGGGTGATTTCCCCTGCGGGAACGCGCGGCACGACGGAATAGGTGCCATCTTTCTGGATGTTGGCAAAGAAACGATCGTTGGTATCCTGCAACGGCAGGTGCTGCGGTTGTAGCAGGTAGTCATTCCAGCAGGACGCCAGCATCGACCCCACTAGCGGCTTACACACTTCGCAACCTAAACCGTGGCCGTAACGCTCAAGAAGGCCATCGAACGAGCGGATCTCATGCACGCGGATCAGGTGATACAGCTCCTGACGCGAATAGGCAAAATGCTCGCAAATGTCCTTCTTCACTTCGACGCCCAGTTGCGTCAGTTCGTACTCCATCACCTGTTTAAGCAGTGGCACACAGCCGCCGCAGCCCGTCCCCGCCTTGGTGCAGGTTTTTAGCGCCCCCAGCTCGCCGCAGCCACCCGCCACTGCGGCTGAGATGTCGCTTTTGCTGACGTTATGGCAGGAACAGATCTGTGCGCTGGCGGGTAAGGCCGCCACGCCCAGTCCTTTCGGTGCATCGCCAGAACGCGCCGGTAAAATCAGTCCTTCCGGCTGTTTAGGCAACGGCATATCGTTGAGCATCATTTGCAGCAGCGTGCTGTAATCGCTGCTGTCGCCAATCAGTACCGCACCCAGCAAATGCTTACCGTCGGCAGACACCACGATTTTCTTGTAGACCTCGTTCGGACCGTCCGTCCACTGGTAGCTTTGGCTTCCTGCCGTGCGCCCGTGCGCGTCGCCAATCGACGCGACGTCCACGCCCAGCAGCTTCAATTTGGTACTCATATCTGCGCCAGTAAATGGCGTATCACGCAGCGCTAACGTATCGGCCACGCTGCGTGCCATCTGGTAGCCCGGAGCTACCAGCCCGAAAATCTGACCTTTCCACAGCGCACATTCGCCGATAGCGAAAATCGCATCGTCAGAAGTTTGGCAACGGTCATCAATCACGATGCCGCCCCGTGGTCCTTTCTCTAAATCGCAGCTATCCGCCAGTTTGTCGCGTGGACGAATGCCAGCGGAAAATAACACTAAGTCGGTTTCCAACACGCTACCGTCGGCAAAGCAGAGACGATGCAACGCCTGCTCGCCGTCGGTAATTTCACGCGTTTCTTTGCTGACATGAATCTGTACGCCCAGAGCCTCGATCTTGCGGCGTAGCATCGAGGCACCGCCGTCATCCAGCTGTACCGCCATCAGGCGTGGTGCAAATTCCACCACATGAGTGTCCAGTCCCAGTTGACGCAGGGCGTTGGCGGCTTCCAGTCCCAGCAAACCGCCGCCAATCACCACACCGGATGTGGCTTTTTTCGCTTGTGCTGCAATCGCGTCCAGATCGTCTAACGTGCGATAAACCAGACAGCCAGGGCGCGTATTGCCGGGAATCGGTGGAACAAATGCGTAGGACCCCGTTGCCAGCACCAGTTTGTCGTAGGCGGTTTCTCTACCCTGCGCGTCACACACGCACTGACGTTCACGATCGATCGCCACGATCTCGCTGGTGCTGCGTAATTCAATGCCGCTCTCGGCAAAAAAGCCGTCTTTTACCAGTGACAACGAAGCAGCGCTGCGCCCAGAAAAATACTCGGAGAGATGAACACGGTCATAGGCTTCATAGCGTTCCTCGCCAAATACCACGATGTGGTAATGCTGGTGCAGGTCACGCTCAACCAGCTGTTCAAGAAAATAGTGGCCGACCATACCGTGGCCTACGACCACTAAAATAGGTTTGCTCATGACAGGAATCCTTACAGCTTCAGGCTGTGAGTCAGAATCAGGGGAAGAAAGTCCGAAAAGCAGCGTGGCAGGCGGTATCATCTCGCCTTCAGTCGTGTTATCCATCGCGGCTAGCAGGCGCGGGCTGTCGTCAGTGTCGCCATACAGCAGAACACCGCTCAGCCGACCGTCACGCAGTAGCAGACGGCGATAGTGCTGCGTCTGCGGATCAAACGTGGTGTACACCTCATCATTCGGAGCAACGTTAATATCGCCGCCGCTGACCACGCCAATTCCCGTGACTTTCAGCCGCGTCGTCGCCTGTTCACGCAGATAGTCTTGCGGTGCATGTCCAGCAAGGCGCTGCGCTACCAGCGTGGCATGGGCGAAACACGGGGCAACCAACCCGAACGTTTCACCATTGAGTTCGCAGCATTCACCGATCGCGCTGATATGTGGATCGGCGGTTTGCAACTGTCCGTCCACCAGCACACCACGGTTGCAGGGCAAGCCGCACTCGCGAGCCAGTTGGCTGGCAGGGATCACGCCAGCGGTCACCACCACCAGCCCGGCGGGGATCGTGCGGCCATCTGCCAGTTCGACTGCCGTTACGCCGTGTGCGTCGCCATGCAGTGCAGCAACCTGCACATCTGTTTCACAGGCGATACCGCGCGCGCGCAGGCTGTCACACAGCAGGTCGCTTGCTGTGGCATCCAGTTGACGTTCCATCAGAATCGGAACACGATGCAGCAACGTCACATCAGCACCACGCAGCCTTAGCGCCGCAGCCGCCTCAATACCGAGCAGCCCCCCGCCAATCACTACCGCAGGAACGGACCGGCTAATCGTCGCCAACATCAGTTCAACATCATCCAGCGTGCGGAAACCACATACGCCAGCCAGATCGATACCGGGCATCGGCGGCATAAACGGCGTTGAGCCCGTCGCCAACACCAGATGGTCGTAATGCAGTTGCCGTTGCGTCGTTGTCACCTCACGCGCTTGGCGATCGATATGGGTAACCCGCTCCCCCAACAGAGTGTTCACCGGCAGTGCCGCATCATCGTCGATAACCGCAGGCGTCAGCAGCGTATCCGTAAACGCTTTTTCGCCGCTTAATACCGGCGACAATAGAATGCGGTTATAGCTGGCGCGCGGCTCATCACCAATCACAGTGATGCAGTAGCGCGTCGCGGCCAGTTGCCGCAGCGCATCGACGAATCGCGCGCTCGCCATTCCGTTACCAATCACTATCAGATGCGGTTTCATCATCGTTCTGGCCTCGCTATCAGGCTGCTTTAGGCTGTTTTTCATATAAGAAATGCAACACCTGCTGACGGTAATGGTGGTAGCGCGGATCGTCAGCCAGCGCGACGCGTGAACGCGGACGTTCCAGCTCAACCGCCATGATTTCACCGACCGTCGCCGCGGGGCCGTTGGTCATCATCAGCACGCGATCTGACAGCAGCACCGCTTCGTCTACGTCATGGGTAATCAGCACAATCGTGGTTTGCAAACGCTGCTGAATCTCCATCACTGCATCCTGAAGATGCGCACGGGTCAGCGCATCCAGTGCACCAAACGGTTCATCCATCAGCAGCACTTTCGGCTTCATTGCCAACGCGCGGGCAATCCCTACACGCTGCTTCATCCCGCCAGAAATCTCATTTGGACGCTTGTTCAGCGCGTGTCCCATGTGCACCAGTTCCAGATTGTGGATAATCCATTCGTGCATTTCGTGCTTGTTCATCTGCCCGCGAAACACCTGCCGTACCGCTAGCGCGACGTTTTCATAGGTGGTCAGCCACGGCAGCAGAGAATGGTTCTGAAAGACCACGCCGCGTTCCGGCCCCGGCCCGTCAATTTCACGGTTGTCACACAGCAGGCCACCGCTGCTCGGCAGCGTCAGGCCGGCAATCAGGTTCAATAACGTAGATTTTCCGCAACCGGAATGGCCGATCAGGCTGACTGTTTCACCGGTATGAATATCAAAACTCACCTGATCCAGCGCCAGAAACTCACCGCTGGCGGTATTGAAACGCTGGCTCACCTTTTGCACTTGAATAATCGGTGTTGTACGCATCGTCGACTCCTTAGTGGTTGTCATAGCTGAAACGGTTAGCAATCCACACCAGCCCCTGCTCAAGCAGCAGACCAATAACGCCAATCACCACGATGGCGATGATGATGTTTTCCACATTCAGGTTGTTCCACTCATTCCAAATCCAGAAACCAATCCCCACACCACCGGTCAGCATTTCCGCCGCCACAATCACCAGCCAGGCGATACCAATCGACAGACGCACACCGGTCAACACGTTAGGCAGCACCGCAGGCAGCAGAATTTTGCGCATGATGGTGAATTCGGAAAGCTTCAGCACCCGCGCCACGTTCAGGTAATCCTGTGGGATACGGCGTACGCCTTCGGCGGTATTGAGGATCATCGGCCAGATGGAACAGATGAAAATCGTCCAACTCGATGCTGGCTCAGCACGCTGGAACAGCAACAGGCCGATAGGCAGCCATGCCAAGGGACTGACCGGGCGCAGCAGAGAAATAATCGGGTTGAGCATGTTGGCCAGAAAGGTAAAACGACCAATCAGGAAGCCAGCGGGTATACCAACCAGCGCCGCCAGCCCGAAACCGATAGCCACGCGTTGCAGCGAGGCCAATACGTTCCAGCCAATGCCCTGATCGTTCGGCCCTGCTATGTAAAACGGATCGGCAAAGAGGCTGAGCGCCGCGAGCCAGGTCGTCCACGGCGTTGGAAAGTTTTCGCTGTTGAGCGCAGCAATTTGCCAGACGGCAATCAGCAGCCCCAGCCCCAGTACCGCTGGGAAAAGTTGCTGAAACAGCTTACGCAGCAGCGGG
Proteins encoded in this window:
- the nirD gene encoding nitrite reductase small subunit NirD, whose amino-acid sequence is MKPHLIVIGNGMASARFVDALRQLAATRYCITVIGDEPRASYNRILLSPVLSGEKAFTDTLLTPAVIDDDAALPVNTLLGERVTHIDRQAREVTTTQRQLHYDHLVLATGSTPFMPPMPGIDLAGVCGFRTLDDVELMLATISRSVPAVVIGGGLLGIEAAAALRLRGADVTLLHRVPILMERQLDATASDLLCDSLRARGIACETDVQVAALHGDAHGVTAVELADGRTIPAGLVVVTAGVIPASQLARECGLPCNRGVLVDGQLQTADPHISAIGECCELNGETFGLVAPCFAHATLVAQRLAGHAPQDYLREQATTRLKVTGIGVVSGGDINVAPNDEVYTTFDPQTQHYRRLLLRDGRLSGVLLYGDTDDSPRLLAAMDNTTEGEMIPPATLLFGLSSPDSDSQPEAVRIPVMSKPILVVVGHGMVGHYFLEQLVERDLHQHYHIVVFGEERYEAYDRVHLSEYFSGRSAASLSLVKDGFFAESGIELRSTSEIVAIDRERQCVCDAQGRETAYDKLVLATGSYAFVPPIPGNTRPGCLVYRTLDDLDAIAAQAKKATSGVVIGGGLLGLEAANALRQLGLDTHVVEFAPRLMAVQLDDGGASMLRRKIEALGVQIHVSKETREITDGEQALHRLCFADGSVLETDLVLFSAGIRPRDKLADSCDLEKGPRGGIVIDDRCQTSDDAIFAIGECALWKGQIFGLVAPGYQMARSVADTLALRDTPFTGADMSTKLKLLGVDVASIGDAHGRTAGSQSYQWTDGPNEVYKKIVVSADGKHLLGAVLIGDSSDYSTLLQMMLNDMPLPKQPEGLILPARSGDAPKGLGVAALPASAQICSCHNVSKSDISAAVAGGCGELGALKTCTKAGTGCGGCVPLLKQVMEYELTQLGVEVKKDICEHFAYSRQELYHLIRVHEIRSFDGLLERYGHGLGCEVCKPLVGSMLASCWNDYLLQPQHLPLQDTNDRFFANIQKDGTYSVVPRVPAGEITPAGLIAIGQVAQRYNLYTKITGGQRVDLFGARLEQLPEIWRELIDAGFETGHAYGKSLRTVKSCVGSTWCRYGVQDSTGLAIQLEHRYKGLRSPHKVKMAVSGCTRECAEAQSKDIGVIATDKGWNLYVCGNGGMKPRHADLFASDLDTETLLRTIDRVLMFYIRTGDRLQRTSTWMDNLEGGIEYLRQVILEDSLNIGEELDKEMQRVVEAYQCEWQTTLENPERLALFRGFLNSDSPDEAVVMVPERGQIRPAQEHEKAVSTEPVVLKPATHEAEWVQVATLGDIPRHAGMAARLGQQQIALFHLPGSEQQVYALENHEPGSGANVLSRGLIGDVAGEPVVISPLYKKRFKLRDGVSPDDSALYVRAWPVRVEDDEIWVCRQPLAVPESVGLADNDMAKAS
- a CDS encoding ABC transporter ATP-binding protein — its product is MRTTPIIQVQKVSQRFNTASGEFLALDQVSFDIHTGETVSLIGHSGCGKSTLLNLIAGLTLPSSGGLLCDNREIDGPGPERGVVFQNHSLLPWLTTYENVALAVRQVFRGQMNKHEMHEWIIHNLELVHMGHALNKRPNEISGGMKQRVGIARALAMKPKVLLMDEPFGALDALTRAHLQDAVMEIQQRLQTTIVLITHDVDEAVLLSDRVLMMTNGPAATVGEIMAVELERPRSRVALADDPRYHHYRQQVLHFLYEKQPKAA
- the ntrB gene encoding nitrate ABC transporter, permease protein, which encodes MKNQAQVIPITADNAPETVHSAEIMPLPTKPATPGKAPAAPAFAYRPLLRKLFQQLFPAVLGLGLLIAVWQIAALNSENFPTPWTTWLAALSLFADPFYIAGPNDQGIGWNVLASLQRVAIGFGLAALVGIPAGFLIGRFTFLANMLNPIISLLRPVSPLAWLPIGLLLFQRAEPASSWTIFICSIWPMILNTAEGVRRIPQDYLNVARVLKLSEFTIMRKILLPAVLPNVLTGVRLSIGIAWLVIVAAEMLTGGVGIGFWIWNEWNNLNVENIIIAIVVIGVIGLLLEQGLVWIANRFSYDNH